The region GGAACATTTCATCATATATTAATTCAAGCCATTAAGACATCAACCTTTTATGAATATGGCAGTAAGAATACCATTATTATAAAAGCTTCTACAGCACATTTGGTAATGGAAAAGACCGCTGTACCTGGAAAGATTATTGTGGAAGATACGAATAAAGAGCTTACTATCGATAACTATACGAAGAAGCAGATGACACTTCAGACGTCAGATACAGTATTAACAGTAAAGGCTGAAAATTCGGTGGAAGTGAAACAAGGTATCGTAAAGAAGGAAAGCAAGTTGAATCAAATAAAACCAACAGTAGCACCAACTACGAAGCCGACCGCAGTACCTACTACGAAACCAACCGTAGTACCTACAATTACTCCAACTGGTACTCCAAATCCAACTACTGCTATGCCAGAACCAACGAGCATACCAACGGATATACCGACACCGGTGCCGACAACGATACCGCCGACTAATGTACCAACAATAAGTCCGACACCAATACCACAGCTACCTTCTGATATTGTTGATTTTTCAACCTGGAAATTACAACTTCCGATAGCAGGAGAATCTGGTTTATCAGTAAAAGAAGTAGGCCCTGAGGACTTAAACAACGGTTTTGTTCATGATGAATACTTCTATGTTGATACAGATGGTGGTATTGTGTTCCACTGCCCTGTGGATGGATTTAAGACAGCAAACACGAATTATGCGAGAACCGAGCTTCGAGAGATTATCGATGGAAAAAATCCAGCGGTGAACTGGGGATTTCAAGGAACCCATATTTTAAGGACCAGTGAGAGTGTTGAGAAAGTATCATCCAATGGAAGGACTGTAGTTTCTCAGATTCATGGAATCTATCCAAACGGTGATAATGGACCGGTGCTAGTTAAGGTACAGTATGAACATGATTTAAAAGCGGTTGTTGTTATGTTAAAAACAGGAACAGCGCCTAATGCTGCAGAGCAAAGGGGATATTTTTATGGTGTAGAATTAGGCCAGCGCTTTGAAACTGAAATTAAATGTGTGGAGGGTGTTTTATATGTAACCATCCAAAGCGAAGGAAGAAAAGAGACCTATACCATTAACTTCATGGAAATGGACCCTACATGGGGAGGGCAGCTTGGTTATTTCAAAGTAGGAAACTACATACAGGATAGTGATGTAAATTATGAAAACGAGGCTGCTACTGTTAAGGTTTATTCCATCGAGACATTTCATGATGACTCTTATGTGGAGCAGGTTCCAATTGAAGGACTTGCAATGAAACAGACAGAGGTGACCTTAGATGTTGGTGAAACCATCGGATTAGAACCTGTTTTTACACCAGTGGACACCACGAATAAGGCAGTAACTTGGAATGTAGTCAGCGGACAGAATAAGGTAGCGGTGAACAAGCATGGAGTTGTTACTGCAATAGCAGAGGGTGAAGCAATTGTTAGAGCAACTAGCAAAGAGAATAACAGTGTTTTTGCTGAGTGCGTCTTGACCGTAACATTAGATTCGAAACAAGAGGTAATTGCTCTTTATGAGCAGGACTTTGGTAAAGATATGCCTTATGATATCGCTAATGCAAGTGAGTGGCTACTTAGCACGACAGGATATGGTAAGGTGGAAGTAGAACAAGAGGGAGATAATTTTATATTAAAGCTAACCGATACGGATATGGCTGGAACAGCAAAATCCTTGGTTTATTTTCCAGAGCAATATGGAACTACTACGCTTAGCTATCGGATTCGAGTGGATGAAATTTTAGTAAAAGACCCAGAGGGAGCAAAAGCTCAGGCATCTTATCTCTACTTACCAGTAGGAGGCCAGGATGGTTTCATGAATGCAGCGGATGAGATGTTCCGTATTAGAAATGGTGCAACTTATCAAGGAGGAACACTAATTAATCATCGTTGGCAGCTATCCCACTCTTATTCGGATGCAACAATGAATTATGCAGCTACCGAGTTTAAGATTGGAGAATGGAAAGAAATCACGGTCGTTATAACACCTGATAACGGTACAGCAAATGCGAATAAAACTGATGTCTATGTAGATGGCTATCGAGTCGCAAGTCAGATGAACAACAATAAGATCAATAGCTATATTAATCAAGCAGAGTTTTATACTGGTACGAAGGATCAGGTTAGTTTCAGTATTGATGATGTGAGAATTTACTCCGGAGAAAAAGTAAGGGAAGCAGAAGATGCTCTGCCACCAACGAGCATTACCCTTGGAACTGCACCATCTACGATGGCAACTGGTGACTCCTTTAAGCTTACAACATACATTACACCGGCAGATGCCAAAGAAGCGGTAACTTATCTAATTACAAGTGGAGCAGACCTCGTATCTGTAAGTAAGGATGGGTTGGTAACAGCAATCAAGCCAGGAACTGCAACCGTTCGTGTACACAGTACCGGACACGAAGAAATCTTTTCAGAAATTACGCTAACTATCGTGGAGGAGAGCTCTATCGTACGTGTAGAGTCCATTGAGCTACCTGAAAAAATCATCAATTTAGCAGAAGGAGAAGAGAAACAGCTATTTCCAATCCTACTTCCGCTAAATGCGACGGAGCAAAAGGTAAGCTATGAAGTGATTCACGGTTTTGATGTAATTAGTGTTTCTGCAGAAGGTATCTTAAGTACTAAGAATACAGGTGTCGCTACTGTGCGTATTACATGTATGGACAACAGCCGATTGTATGTAGATTGTGAT is a window of Lachnoclostridium phytofermentans ISDg DNA encoding:
- a CDS encoding polysaccharide lyase family 7 protein, producing MGCRHSKLRRITALIVLIAIVITGMPNTVHAQDKTYIMYQIKDGDTIKKIADRYNTSIDSIMKLNNIKNSNVFYSGKETKVPIASVTYVVKKGDTLSKIARTHGTTVDTIAKLNGIKDENKIQTGQKLIVVKEEHVESTTSVNNEETLVRTQKELLNALASKSSTVIRIATEKKITFEIPKKNYNAKVLIVDAKNSEVKNEGTFHHILIQAIKTSTFYEYGSKNTIIIKASTAHLVMEKTAVPGKIIVEDTNKELTIDNYTKKQMTLQTSDTVLTVKAENSVEVKQGIVKKESKLNQIKPTVAPTTKPTAVPTTKPTVVPTITPTGTPNPTTAMPEPTSIPTDIPTPVPTTIPPTNVPTISPTPIPQLPSDIVDFSTWKLQLPIAGESGLSVKEVGPEDLNNGFVHDEYFYVDTDGGIVFHCPVDGFKTANTNYARTELREIIDGKNPAVNWGFQGTHILRTSESVEKVSSNGRTVVSQIHGIYPNGDNGPVLVKVQYEHDLKAVVVMLKTGTAPNAAEQRGYFYGVELGQRFETEIKCVEGVLYVTIQSEGRKETYTINFMEMDPTWGGQLGYFKVGNYIQDSDVNYENEAATVKVYSIETFHDDSYVEQVPIEGLAMKQTEVTLDVGETIGLEPVFTPVDTTNKAVTWNVVSGQNKVAVNKHGVVTAIAEGEAIVRATSKENNSVFAECVLTVTLDSKQEVIALYEQDFGKDMPYDIANASEWLLSTTGYGKVEVEQEGDNFILKLTDTDMAGTAKSLVYFPEQYGTTTLSYRIRVDEILVKDPEGAKAQASYLYLPVGGQDGFMNAADEMFRIRNGATYQGGTLINHRWQLSHSYSDATMNYAATEFKIGEWKEITVVITPDNGTANANKTDVYVDGYRVASQMNNNKINSYINQAEFYTGTKDQVSFSIDDVRIYSGEKVREAEDALPPTSITLGTAPSTMATGDSFKLTTYITPADAKEAVTYLITSGADLVSVSKDGLVTAIKPGTATVRVHSTGHEEIFSEITLTIVEESSIVRVESIELPEKIINLAEGEEKQLFPILLPLNATEQKVSYEVIHGFDVISVSAEGILSTKNTGVATVRITCMDNSRLYVDCDISVTRKTNEGTVIFRDTFDETLDLTKWTLATSNFNDTITEVKDGSLHLVDNNTSGQPRAYVSFEPQASTFSIEFKVKMSADTIYNSNKVSALCVAFGTGTITSTASETFRFKTSADVANGEVTNRRFVYSKEEGASGFYDLSKNYELEEWYTVKLVTTPNDGSTRANTTDIYINDTLMIEGAANKTNAAIIDKLIFQTGTADLTEFWIDDVTITAGNSSSETPGENPGYQLVYEEDFENGSLPEASSTTNPSIRPSWKLTTGESSLSEIALDTIDNSALKLFDSDTSSQPKAQLIFNPITDKATIEFRLKMESDKVYIDGTNQKASAFCVVFGSTSDGNIATKANEMFRFKTTATVDTASGSAISYRKYQYENSDGKSFVTLDAPSYELNTYYTIKFVITLGDTQKTEIYIDGVKVAEGYHKKNTNTVDTILFQSGSMDLTNYWIDNVKIYQGHNV